GGCGGGTGCCGACCTGGACGCCGGTACGCCACCGGCGCGCCAGGCGGCGGTGATGTTCGGATTTGTAATCGAGTGATCCCGCTCATGCGAGGCGCCGTATGGTGCCGCAGTGGCTGAAACGCTTTTGGTAGCCCTGGCCTCGTCTTCCGTTTTAGGGGCAGGGCTGTCGATCTACTTCAAAGCGCGGGTGGAACGAACCCTGCAGTTGTTCGCGATGAAGCGCGAAGCATGTCTCGAGGCTCTGGCGCAGGTCGACGCTGTGTTCACTACATTGTTCCCGGATTCGACCCCGCAGAGCGCCGTGTCCGCTGCCGAGCTTCGGTTGACACATTCGAGGTTGCTCGTCACGTGTCGGAACAGGGAAGTCGCTGCAGCTTTTCTCCAGTGCTTAGGCCTTCAGGGCCATTCCGCTACGACGGCAGCTGACATCGAAAAGCTGCGGGTGGTCGTCCGCCACGAACTGGGCCTGAACCAGCGCTGGCTACGCCGAGCGATCGAACCCGACCTCGACACCTCGTGGCTTGCGGTCGTCGGCTCCCGGCCGCTGTTGCAGCAAGGTCCCGAAGTCTGACTGACATCTTGACGCCAATCGCCGACGCCCAGGAGCCCCGGCGTGGACGAAACCGAGCGGACACCCCGAAATGAAACCGAAACGGCCCGAAGAGCATTAGGGGCAACGCACCCACAGCGGGTCCTGCGTGCCAATGTTCAGACCTCGGTTGATCATTAGGAACGCAGAACGGCCCGGAGCTGAAGCTCCGGGCCGCTGCTGACTATGAGACTCAGACGGAGTCGGAGTTCACGTCGGTGTCGTCCAGCGTGCCGGCCTTGAGGGCCTCGATCGCCGCGCGGACGCCGGCGCCGTACGCCGGGTCAGCCTGGGTGCAGTTGGCGATGTGGCGCTCGATGGTGGCCTCGGAGGCGCCGTCGATGGCGCGGGCGGTGTTGGCGAACAGCCGCTTCTGCGCAGCGGAGTCCATGAGCCGGAACAGGTTGCCGGGCTGCTCGAAGTAGTTGCTGTCGTCCTCGCGGTAGTCCCAGCGGTCGGCCGGACCGTCCAGCTGCAGCGCAGGCTCGCGGTACTGCGGCCGGTCGCCGAAGTGGTTGTAGGAGTTCGGCACGATCGACGGCACGGCGCCCTGGTTACCGTCGACGCGCATCGCGCCGTCACGGTGCGGGTGGTTGGGATTGGCCACGCCGCGGGGGGCGTTGACCGGGATCTGGTGGTGGTTGACTCCGAGGCGGTAGCGCTGCGCGTCGCCGTACGAGAAAAGCCGGCCCTGCAGCATGCGGTCGGGGCTGAAGCCGATGCCGGGGACGACGTTGGCCGGGGTGAAGGCGGCCTGCTCGACGTCGGCGAAGTAGTTGTCCGGGTTGCGGTTGAGCTCCCACTCGCCGACCTCGATCAGCGGGTAGTCCTTCTTCGACCAGACCTTGGTGAGGTCGAAGGGGTGGAAGCGGTAGTCCTTCGCGTCGGCCTCGGGCATGACCTGGACCATGAGCTTCCACTTCGGGAAGTCACCGCCGTCGATGGCCTCGAGGAGGTCGCGCTGGCTGGACTCGCGGTCCTCGGCGACGACCGCGGCGGCCTCGGCGTCGGTGAGGTTCTTGATGCCCTGCTGGGTGACGTGGTGGAACTTCACCCAGAAGCGCTCGCCGGCCTCGTTGTAGAGGGAGTAGGTGTGCGAGCCGAAGCCGTGCATGTGGCGGTACGACGCGGGGATGCCGCGGTCGCCCATGACGTAGGTGACCTGGTGCAGGGCCTCGGGGAGGTTGGTCCAGAAGTCCCAGTTGTTCTCAGCGCTGCGCAGGTTGGTGCGCGGGTCGCGCTTGACCGCGTGGTTGAGGTCGGGGAACAGCAGCGGGTCGCGGAAGAAGAAGACCGGGGTGTTGTTGCCGACGAGGTCCCAGTTGCCGTCCTCGGTGTAGAACTTCACCGAGAAGCCGCGGATGTCGCGCTCGGCGTCGGCCGCACCGCGCTCGCCGGCCACGGTGGAGAACCGCGCGAAGAGCTCGGTCTGCTTGCCGACCTCGGAGAAGATCGCGGCCTTGGAATACTTCGTGATCTCCGTGCTGGTCACGGTGAACGTGCCGAAGGCACCCGAGCCCTTGGCGTGCATGCGCCGCTCGGGGATCACCTCGCGGTCGAAGTGGGCGAGCTTCTCGAGGAACCAAACGTCCTGCAGAAGCATCGGGCCACGCGGACCGGCGGTCAGGCTGTTCTGGTTGTCGACAACCGGTGCACCGGCAACGGTGGTCGCAGGGGCGGTGTTCTCAGGCACGTCTACGGGCACAGAGGATCTCCTTCGAAGATGCAGGTGCGCTGCGCGGAGATGAACTGGGCGCGGCGCGGTGGGTACCCCTCAGTCAACCACGTTTTCTTGAATCATTCCAATTTCTGTCTTGTGGCGTGGCGCAATCTGGGTACGGCGAGGACGCTCCCCGCGGCGTGCACGACCCTCGGTCGCATCGGCCGGCCGCGCCGCTCGCCTCGTAGCGCCCAGGCCTGGACCGCGTGAGAACGTCGCGCCCTCTGGTGATGTTCAGTTTCGCGTGCCGTTCACTTATGCTGAACGCAATCGACGAATGAACGAGCGAGGCGGCAGTGACTAATCCCCACGAGCTTATTCATGCTGTTAAGGAGAGGCTCGCCCACATCGGGCTCAACCTGAACCTCGACCGGATGGAGGAAACAGAGCGCCACGCCACCGCGCTCGCCACCATCAGTCGTGGACCGGCACGGGGCACCTACCTCACCATCTTCGGGCGCGGCTTGACCTTCACCGACGTCGGCCGCATCAGGTCGGTAGCTCTGGCGGACCTTCTGCCCACTTTCGTCGCAACCGACTACCTGACCGAACGTACCTCCGCTCCACTGCGCGAGGCCGGGATCCAGTTCGCTGACCTAGCAGGGAACGCCTACGTCAGCTTCGCTGATGTGTTGGTCGACATTCGTGGTCGCCGCAGGCCCCCCAGCGGTGGGGCGGCCGGGCGGCCCAGGCGGCCGACGAATCTCTTCAGCCCGCGCCGGTCCCAGGTCGTTTTTGCATTTCTGGCGTGGCCCCACCTGGTTGGTGCCAACGTCCGTGAGGTTGCGCGGGCCTCGGGGGTCTCGGTCGGTCAGGCTCACGACACGCTGGCGAAACTGGGCGAGGCGGGTTACCTCGTTGACGGGGGGACGGTGATTTACCGCCGCGACGAACTGATGGATCACTGGACGGCTGCGTATCCGACCGGCCTCGGGCGCCGGCTCGGAATCGCGTCCTACCGCGGAGAGGTCCCGTATGTGCGCAAACCGCAACCCGATATGCCTATGTTCGCTAGCGGTGAGTACGCCGCCAGCGAGTTCATCACGCCGCTGACGGCGACCTTCTATGTCGAGTCAATGGACCGTCAGTTGGCGATCGCCAACCGGTGGCGCGCCGACCAGGAGCCGAACATCTTCCTTCGCCACAAATTCTGGTCCTCGCCTGCCGGGGACAACGGGCCACTGGTCGGCATCAGGACGGCACCCTGGCCGTTGGTCTACGCCGACTTGATCGCTAGTGGCGACCCGCGGCAACGCGAAGTCGCCCGCCAGTGGAGAGAGCGCCATGCTGGACCTAACGGCGAGTGACCCCGGAGAGCTCGACCTGGTGCGCCACGTCGTGAGAGAAATCGTCCAGATGGTCCCTAGCGTCGCGCCGGAGACGATCATGCTCGTGGGAGCAACGTGTAGGGACATCTTGCACAGTGCCCTGGGGTTCGACTGGCCACTGCGCGCGACCAACGATCTCGATCTGGCTTTCGCCATGGCGGACTGGGCTGATTACAGTCACTTGACGAGTCGGCTGACGCCAATGCGGGACGCGGCGAACGGCGTTCGGTATGCCGTCGCGGGTGTGCCGGTCGACCTGATGCCGTTCGGGAGGGTGGAGGATCCGGCTGGCATCGTGACGCCTCGCGGTCGTGGGGAAGCGATGAGCGTCTGGGCCTTCCGTGAGGTCTATGCCGGAGCTATGAACCTCCGCCTGGATCCGAATACGCAGATCCGAGTCCCGTCGATACCCGGCTACGCCGCGCTGAAGCTTTGTGCGTGGTTGGACCGGGCGGGAGGTGGCCAGTACAAGGACGCCGCCGACCTCGCGACCGTTCTGTACTGGTTCGCTAACTCCGACGCCCTCGAGGAGCGTTTGTATTCCTCGGACGCGGGCAACGCTGTCCTGCTCGAACACGAGATGGACCTCAGTGCGTCAGCGGCACATCTGCTGGGTCAGGACATTCGCGCGTTGCTCGGCCCCGAACGCCACAACGAACTCAGGGCTCGTTG
The nucleotide sequence above comes from Nocardioides massiliensis. Encoded proteins:
- a CDS encoding catalase, which codes for MPVDVPENTAPATTVAGAPVVDNQNSLTAGPRGPMLLQDVWFLEKLAHFDREVIPERRMHAKGSGAFGTFTVTSTEITKYSKAAIFSEVGKQTELFARFSTVAGERGAADAERDIRGFSVKFYTEDGNWDLVGNNTPVFFFRDPLLFPDLNHAVKRDPRTNLRSAENNWDFWTNLPEALHQVTYVMGDRGIPASYRHMHGFGSHTYSLYNEAGERFWVKFHHVTQQGIKNLTDAEAAAVVAEDRESSQRDLLEAIDGGDFPKWKLMVQVMPEADAKDYRFHPFDLTKVWSKKDYPLIEVGEWELNRNPDNYFADVEQAAFTPANVVPGIGFSPDRMLQGRLFSYGDAQRYRLGVNHHQIPVNAPRGVANPNHPHRDGAMRVDGNQGAVPSIVPNSYNHFGDRPQYREPALQLDGPADRWDYREDDSNYFEQPGNLFRLMDSAAQKRLFANTARAIDGASEATIERHIANCTQADPAYGAGVRAAIEALKAGTLDDTDVNSDSV
- a CDS encoding type IV toxin-antitoxin system AbiEi family antitoxin, yielding MTNPHELIHAVKERLAHIGLNLNLDRMEETERHATALATISRGPARGTYLTIFGRGLTFTDVGRIRSVALADLLPTFVATDYLTERTSAPLREAGIQFADLAGNAYVSFADVLVDIRGRRRPPSGGAAGRPRRPTNLFSPRRSQVVFAFLAWPHLVGANVREVARASGVSVGQAHDTLAKLGEAGYLVDGGTVIYRRDELMDHWTAAYPTGLGRRLGIASYRGEVPYVRKPQPDMPMFASGEYAASEFITPLTATFYVESMDRQLAIANRWRADQEPNIFLRHKFWSSPAGDNGPLVGIRTAPWPLVYADLIASGDPRQREVARQWRERHAGPNGE